A window of Ranitomeya variabilis isolate aRanVar5 chromosome 2, aRanVar5.hap1, whole genome shotgun sequence contains these coding sequences:
- the LOC143806218 gene encoding myb-related transcription factor, partner of profilin-like, which translates to MSGDTEEVTRLRKPRFSYEENQILIREVRAHYSMLYGAQSRRLSVAERRRVWEGIAAKINAITNWKRTAQEVQKRWNDFKRRTKEKLARIPHSTQNGTAEDVLTAEEETIFAILGPGVVPGRDSYLHGTRLGAMDLHLAGPGSSSTENSLSGPCCPPDPPMLLHPKASASPTPQLHIVQLPQLSPSPDPSDGDSPEQLPPGSPLLAPGGVSQHYDPTVAMLRAQQETAEAIRHLTYTLRQSMDRLTNVLATLLPLIPPQPASPAPSAIIEPVYFPTKTEPESEPCSVSYEVESHEAHEDGAQETTEVQPQPPSSPPPPNKRKRFSYLTSRKRRGRWKNL; encoded by the exons ATGTCTGGCGACACGGAGGAGGTGACGCGCCTCCGTAAGCCCAGGTTTTCTTATGAGGAGAACCAGATCCTGATCCGAGAAGTGCGAGCCCATTATTCTATGCTGTACGGTGCACAGAGCCGGCGTCTCAGCGTGGCAGAGCGACGTCGTGTGTGGGAGGGCATCGCCGCAAAGATCAACGCCATCACCAACTGGAAGAGAACCGCCCAGGAAGTGCAGAAACGCTGGAATGACTTTAAGAGACGGACCAAGGAGAAGTTGGCTCGTATCCCTCACTCCACGCAGAACGGCACAGCAGAGGACGTTCTCACGGCGGAGGAGGAAACCATCTTTGCCATCCTGGGGCCGGGGGTGGTGCCTGGGAGGGACTCCTATCTCCATGGGACGCGGCTGGGAGCTATGG ATTTACATTTAGCCGGCCCTGGCTCGTCTAGTACTGAAAACTCTCTGAGTGGTCCCTGCTGCCCCCCGGACCCACCAATGCTGCTTCATCCTAAGGCTTCTGCTTCCCCAACGCCTCAACTTCACATCGTTCAGTTGCCCCAGCTGAGCCCCTCACCAGATCCCTCAGATGGGGACTCTCCAGAACAGCTGCCCCCCGGTTCTCCGTTACTTGCTCCCGGTGGTGTCAGTCAGCACTACGACCCGACTGTTGCCATGCTGAGAGCCCAGCAAGAAACTGCAGAAGCTATACGGCACCTTACCTACACCCTGCGGCAAAGCATGGACCGTTTGACCAATGTCCTGGCCACCCTGTTGCCTCTTATACCTCCCCAGCCAGCGTCCCCGGCCCCCTCGGCCATTATTGAACCTGTTTACTTCCCCACAAAGACAGAGCCAGAGTCTGAGCCTTGTTCTGTAAGTTATGAGGTAGAGAGTCACGAGGCACATGAAGATGGCGCCCAGGAAACTACAGAAGTGCAGCCGCAGCCTCCGTCTTCCCCACCGCCCCCAAACAAGAGGAAGAGATTTTCCTACTTGACCTCACGTAAACGCAGAGGCCGCTGGAAAAACCTATAG